In Ischnura elegans chromosome 6, ioIscEleg1.1, whole genome shotgun sequence, one genomic interval encodes:
- the LOC124161315 gene encoding secreted RxLR effector protein 161-like, with protein sequence MVPEVKWSFKLREVPFFTIVESAVGAPELTWPDQDPEYPKLKGENDALLNNGKYREAVGALLYISTTTRPDISGAMSILCRRVSNPRQRDWEALKKLMRYLEQTSDMELNIYACEDLKLTGYVNADWGGDIQDRKSTSAYIFKLGNSAISWSSRKQSSVALSTTEAEYVSAASASQEDVWLRQLLHDLGEVQNEPIIIYGDNQGCIKIASNETFCIFQQLLDQIFLEQ encoded by the coding sequence TTCACGATAGTCGAGAGCGCTGTGGGGGCCCCCGagctgacctggccagaccaGGATCCTGAATACCCCAAATTGAAAGGAGAGAATGATGCCTTGCTAAATAATGGCAAATATAGGGAAGCAGTGGGGGCACTTCTGTATATTTCAACAACTACTAGACCAGATATTTCTGGAGCAATGAGTATTCTCTGCAGACGGGTTAGTAATCCCAGACAGCGAGATTGGGAAGCTTTAAAGAAACTAATGCGTTACCTCGAGCAAACCAGTGATatggaattgaatatttatgcCTGTGAAGATCTTAAATTGACTGGATATGTAAATGCCGACTGGGGTGGAGATATACAAGATAGGAAATCTAcaagtgcatatatttttaagttgggAAACAGTGCAATTTCCTGGTCCAGCAGGAAGCAGTCTTCTGTCGCTCTGTCTACAACAGAGGCTGAGTATGTTTCTGCAGCATCTGCCAGTCAGGAAGATGTTTGGCTACGACAATTACTGCATGATCTGGGGGAGGTGCAGAATGAACCAATAATAATCTATGGAGACAACCagggatgcataaaaatagcttcaaatgaaaCTTTCTGTATATTTCAACAACTACTAGACCAGATATTTCTGGAGCAATGA